A window of Chitinispirillum alkaliphilum contains these coding sequences:
- a CDS encoding Lipoprotein releasing system ATP-binding protein LolD, whose product MSEVMVNIRNLRKQFRDDSGVLDVLKGISLTIQRGEMVALVGVSGSGKTTLLQIVGGLDKATEGWVEVGGEELGTFSPRQLALFRNQKIGFVFQFHHLMPDFTALENVFIPGLINGKSKKECSIRAGELLDVFGLEARRGHYPSELSGGERQRVALARAMFNKPALVLADEPTGNLDRANGELLIELIEKANKELGQTFVIATHDSRLCKGLRRIVYLEDGLISNAQKASTLDG is encoded by the coding sequence ATGTCAGAGGTAATGGTAAACATACGAAATTTACGCAAGCAGTTCCGTGATGACAGCGGAGTCCTTGATGTTCTCAAGGGAATCTCCCTTACGATTCAGCGGGGGGAAATGGTAGCGCTGGTCGGGGTCTCGGGCAGCGGAAAAACCACCCTGCTTCAGATCGTGGGGGGGCTTGACAAGGCTACTGAAGGGTGGGTTGAAGTCGGGGGTGAGGAGCTTGGGACGTTTTCCCCCAGGCAGCTGGCTCTTTTCAGAAATCAAAAGATCGGTTTTGTGTTCCAGTTTCATCATCTGATGCCCGATTTTACCGCTCTTGAAAATGTATTTATCCCGGGTCTTATAAACGGCAAAAGTAAAAAGGAGTGCAGTATCCGTGCTGGGGAGCTGCTGGATGTGTTTGGGCTTGAGGCCCGCAGGGGACATTACCCCTCAGAGCTTTCCGGAGGAGAGCGCCAGAGAGTGGCTTTGGCCCGTGCCATGTTTAATAAACCGGCATTGGTGCTGGCCGATGAGCCTACGGGCAATCTTGACCGGGCAAACGGGGAGCTTCTTATTGAACTTATCGAAAAGGCAAACAAGGAGCTTGGGCAGACATTTGTTATCGCTACCCATGACAGCCGTTTATGCAAGGGGTTGAGAAGGATAGTTTATCTGGAAGATGGGTTGATTTCCAATGCCCAGAAAGCCTCCACTCTTGATGGGTAG
- a CDS encoding Nucleotide excision repair protein, with UvrB/UvrC motif has protein sequence MKICDECGIKPANIHLTQVMQNETEVFHLCEECARKKGISISIDNQQASDENCVIEEEKTCENCGMKLSVFRSKGWLGCSGCYNSFEKEIDELLIQVHGSSIHRGKKYLGDAVREERTCDLERLRNEMDIAIKNEDFEQAAAIRDVIHNLKEMGVE, from the coding sequence ATGAAAATATGTGATGAATGCGGAATAAAGCCGGCAAATATTCACCTTACTCAGGTCATGCAAAATGAGACTGAGGTGTTTCATCTCTGTGAGGAGTGTGCCAGGAAAAAGGGGATTTCAATCTCTATAGACAATCAGCAAGCCTCCGATGAGAATTGTGTAATAGAAGAAGAGAAGACATGTGAAAACTGTGGTATGAAGCTTTCAGTGTTTCGTTCCAAGGGGTGGCTGGGGTGTTCCGGTTGCTATAACTCCTTTGAAAAGGAAATTGATGAACTGCTGATTCAGGTCCATGGATCTTCTATACACAGGGGAAAAAAATACTTGGGGGATGCGGTCAGGGAAGAGAGAACCTGTGACCTGGAGAGGTTGCGAAATGAGATGGATATAGCCATAAAAAATGAGGATTTCGAGCAGGCGGCTGCAATCAGGGATGTAATTCACAATCTTAAAGAGATGGGTGTGGAATGA
- a CDS encoding Lipoprotein releasing system transmembrane protein LolC, producing the protein MSRMEWFVALRYLRGKRKIGFISWITYISAVGVCLGSFVLVVALSIANGFEKEVRDRIVGTFAHVRVDQHMSRSIHNHESLIERILEHPQVIGASPYITGKAGIEHEQAQEGVMFTGVSPETEHTVTEISSVVTRGSFDLDTVESNRGRKFPGIVIGRTLAAKLGVSDGSEVVLMSLAPEEGQMDPVPKMARFTVSGIFETGMHEHDLNLVYVSIPSAQHLLNMTGVEGINVKTVDLFRADRIAESLHEKLGRYPYRVVDWQTQHKTLFQWMKLERLIIFIVISLIMVVAAFNIISSLIMMILEKRREIGVLMGMGATSGSIMRLFMLNGVVVGFLGSTLGVMLGGALCYVQYRFQIIELPGDIYFIDKVPVLVRTFDVIAVYLAANVVCWLATLYPAWRASKMLPAESIRYE; encoded by the coding sequence TTGAGTCGTATGGAATGGTTTGTTGCGCTGAGATATTTGCGGGGAAAACGTAAGATTGGTTTTATCTCCTGGATAACATATATATCGGCAGTCGGGGTGTGTCTTGGCAGTTTTGTGCTGGTGGTGGCTCTTTCCATTGCAAATGGTTTTGAAAAAGAGGTTCGCGACAGGATCGTGGGCACTTTTGCTCATGTCAGGGTTGACCAGCACATGTCAAGGTCGATACACAATCACGAATCGCTCATAGAGCGTATCCTTGAGCACCCTCAGGTTATCGGGGCATCCCCTTATATAACCGGCAAAGCGGGCATAGAACATGAGCAGGCTCAGGAGGGAGTTATGTTTACCGGTGTATCTCCTGAGACCGAACATACGGTTACCGAGATCTCATCTGTCGTAACGCGGGGTTCCTTCGACCTGGACACCGTGGAGTCAAACCGGGGCCGCAAGTTTCCCGGTATCGTTATAGGCAGAACGCTTGCTGCTAAACTGGGTGTGAGTGATGGATCTGAGGTGGTGCTGATGAGCCTTGCACCCGAAGAGGGTCAGATGGATCCTGTTCCAAAAATGGCCAGATTCACAGTTTCGGGTATTTTTGAAACCGGTATGCATGAGCATGATCTCAATCTTGTCTACGTTTCGATCCCCTCTGCACAACACCTTCTCAACATGACGGGGGTGGAGGGGATAAATGTCAAAACAGTCGATCTGTTCAGGGCCGACAGAATAGCAGAGAGTCTGCATGAAAAACTCGGCCGTTACCCCTACAGGGTTGTTGACTGGCAGACACAGCACAAAACTCTCTTCCAGTGGATGAAACTTGAGAGACTTATAATTTTTATTGTGATCTCGCTTATCATGGTGGTTGCTGCCTTCAATATTATTTCCTCACTTATAATGATGATTCTCGAGAAACGCAGGGAAATTGGTGTCTTGATGGGAATGGGGGCAACATCCGGTTCCATTATGAGGCTTTTTATGCTCAACGGGGTGGTGGTAGGATTTTTGGGCTCGACACTTGGGGTAATGTTAGGCGGTGCACTCTGTTATGTACAGTATCGCTTTCAGATAATCGAGCTGCCGGGGGATATCTACTTTATCGACAAGGTCCCTGTGCTGGTGAGGACCTTTGATGTGATAGCGGTGTATCTGGCGGCAAATGTGGTTTGCTGGCTCGCAACGCTCTATCCTGCATGGAGGGCCTCGAAGATGTTGCCAGCTGAGTCGATCCGTTATGAATAA